A portion of the Leptidea sinapis chromosome 27, ilLepSina1.1, whole genome shotgun sequence genome contains these proteins:
- the LOC126972914 gene encoding uncharacterized protein LOC126972914 — protein sequence MPRKRKSNLSRSSSRARTAKVARSQESEEQTQTRQMLDSQRHATQRASETYTQTQARRTLDAERHASQRASETFTQTQARQALDAERHASQRASETFTQTETRQALDAECHASQRASETYTQTQARQTLDAERHASQRAAETVEQTQTRRVLDAERHAQLIAAETDEDSQRRRLLNAERQAERRRTFSMSTWEAFNGAAFEYDPLIDYVNHRLVIIGRMDKKCRYCEVLKWKEETSGMCCSGGKMTSFGVDKEVVMPGFSPTFTIQGQVYHRIGSLLPANNEQPKSLQLYFMGDEKNEADRRCQNIQGIERDTVLKIQRMLHEHNRLINTFKTALERMPGEDYRLVMHPDRTPSGEHERRYNAPLINEVAALVTGEQFAFRDIVLQARDDTLTRVPDTHKFYDALQYPIIFSKGQEGYHFQVPQINPVTGLPLHNKKVSCMDFYAYNMMIRENNFNIVQRCKQLANQFYVDMYVKVESERLRYISLNQTKLRAENYIHLQDAVANDANLNPNNLGRMVILPSSFVNSPRYLHEYTQDAFVYVRTHGRPDLFVTFTCNPAWPEIVNQLMPGQSAIDRHDVVARIFRLKVKKLMDVINKGRVFREARCFMYSVEWQKRGLPHVHILLWLKDKLRPDQIDNIISAEIPDPNIDKTLHDIIVKNMIHGPCGPENPHPQCHCMKDGKCTKKFPRKLVKETVHNDHGYPQYRRRAPADGGRTATVKLRNGSYVTVDNSWVVPYSPILSKMFNAHINVEACSSVRAIKYICKYINKGSDQAIFNFRNTDLANPVDEVQTYQSGRYVSSNEAVWRLLAFPLHERHPTVTHLSVHLENGERVYFNEHNFHERITTPPKTTLTAFFDLCIRDEFAKTLLYVEVPRYYTWDASRKTWKRRIQGTSVHDWPGVKSGDALGRVYTVHVNYPTFREACEARGLLENDNHWDVTLEEAAQCRSAGKMRELFAVLVATCGLSNPQQLWDKYKNDMTDDILHRLQEQNPNVTYSDLINEGLTKIEDQVKTISGKDLSDYGMIRPQRTEEISSDLIRGLDYLQQQLTESVPRLIPEQRLVFDNVFKKIEDGEGGLLFLDAPGGTGKTFLLNLLLAQIRKDKGIAVAVASSGIAATLLNGGRTEHSVLKLPLNLAHEEMPVCNISKNSERGRMLQQCKLLVWDKCTMSHKRAIEALDRTLKDIKSNPNIMGGMVVLLAGDFRQTLPVITKGTPADEINACLKASTLWVHVKTFSLSTNMRVQLHNDVQSGQYAAALLKIGEDRMAKDGNGMITLDREFCNVVHNPDDLNNFVYSELLTNMRNRDWLCERAILAPTNEMVGQINEQIMSRVEGDIVEFLSVDTVMDTEQVTSYPVEFLNSLELSGVPSHKLRLKVGVPVLLMRNLDAPRLCNGTRLQVTHLGRNIVKAIIMTGMAKGENVLIPRIPIIPTDLPFQFKRLQFPLKIAFAMTINKAQGQTLKVAGINLEKSCFSHGQLYVACSRVSSPQNLHVLAREGKTKNIVYKNVLQ from the exons atgcCACGCAAACGTAAATCCAATCTAAGCCGTAGTTCTAGCAGAGCTCGAACTGCAAAAGTTGCTAGAAGCCAAGAATCTGAAGAGCAGACTCAGACGCGTCAGATGTTAGATTCTCAGCGTCATGCGACTCAAAGAGCTTCTGAGACCTATACGCAGACTCAAGCCCGTAGGACCTTAGATGCTGAGCGCCACGCATCTCAAAGGGCCTCTGAGACGTTTACACAGACTCAAGCCCGTCAGGCCCTAGATGCTGAACGCCACGCATCTCAAAGAGCCTCTGAGACGTTTACGCAGACTGAGACCCGTCAGGCCCTGGATGCTGAATGCCACGCATCTCAAAGGGCCTCTGAGACCTATACGCAGACTCAGGCCCGTCAGACCCTGGATGCTGAACGCCACGCATCTCAAAGAGCTGCTGAGACAGTGGAACAGACTCAGACACGTCGAGTTTTAGATGCCGAACGTCACGCGCAATTGATTGCGGCAGAGACTGACGAAGATTCACAAAGACGACGTCTTTTAAATGCTGAACGGCAGGCAGAAAGAAGACGTACGTTTTCAATGAGTACGTGGGAGGCATTTAATGGTGCCGCTTTTGAGTATGACCCTTTGATCGACTATGTTAATCACCGATTGGTTATCATTGGGAGAATGGATAAAAAATGCAGATATTGTGAAGTACTGAAATGGAAAGAAGAAACTTCAGGTATGTGCTGTTCTGGTGGAAAG ATGACGTCATTTGGTGTAGATAAGGAGGTCGTAATGCCTGGATTTTCACCTACTTTTACCATCCAAGGACAGGTGTATCACAGGATTGGTTCCTTACTTCCCGCAAATAATGAACAACCAAAGTCTTTGCAACTTTATTTCATGGGCGATGAAAAAAACGAAGCTGATCGCAGGTGTCAAAATATACAAGGAATCGAAAGGGATACTGTTTTAAAAATCCAGAGAATGTTGCATGAACATAATCGCCTTATCAATACTTTCAAAACAGCACTAGAAAGAATGCCGGGAGAGGATTATAGGTTGGTGATGCACCCCGATCGCACACCAAGTGGGGAACATGAAAGGCGGTATAATGCACCGTTAATAAATGAAGTCGCAGCCTTGGTTACAGGCGAACAGTTTGCTTTCCGTGATATAGTTTTACAGGCCCGAGATGACACATTAACCAGGGTGCCTGATACTCATAAATTTTATGATGCGTTGCAATATCCGATCATATTTAGTAAGGGACAAGAGGGGTACCACTTTCAAGTTCCTCAAATTAATCCTGTAACAGGTCTTCCCTTGCATAACAAAAAGGTTTCATGCATGGATTTTTATGCCTACAACATGATGATACGAGAAAACaactttaacattgtacaaAGATGCAAGCAACTGGCCAATCAGTTTTACGTTGACATGTACGTTAAAGTTGAAAGCGAGAGGTTACGGTACATATCATTAAATCAAACTAAACTAAGAGCAGAGAATTACATCCATCTTCAAGACGCTGTGGCAAATGACGCtaatttaaatccaaataactTAGGTCGTATGGTCATTTTACCATCTTCATTTGTAAATAGCCCGCGGTACTTACACGAATATACTCAGGACGCGTTTGTTTATGTGCGTACACATGGTCGCCCTGACTTATTCGTCACCTTTACTTGCAACCCAGCCTGGCCCGAAATAGTCAATCAGTTGATGCCGGGGCAAAGCGCAATAGATAGACATGATGTAGTCGCAAGAATTTTTAGactaaaagttaaaaaactaaTGGATGTGATTAATAAAGGCCGAGTGTTCAGAGAAGCGCGCTGCTTTATGTACTCTGTCGAATGGCAGAAACGTGGACTGCCACATGTCCATATATTATTGTGGTTAAAAGATAAGTTACGACCCGATCAAATAGATAACATAATCAGCGCTGAAATACCGGATCCTAACATTGACAAGACTCTCCATgacattattgtaaaaaatatgattCACGGTCCATGCGGACCCGAAAATCCACATCCACAGTGCCACTGCATGAAAGACGGAAAATGCACAAAAAAATTTCCTCGCAAGTTAGTGAAAGAGACCGTTCACAACGACCACGGATACCCGCAGTATCGTAGAAGAGCGCCAGCAGACGGAGGTCGAACAGCAACCGTGAAGCTCCGAAATGGTAGCTACGTTACGGTTGATAATAGTTGGGTAGTCCCCTATTCaccaattttatcaaaaatgtttAACGCCCACATAAATGTTGAGGCATGCAGTTCAGTACGCGCCATCAAATATATTTGCAAATATATAAACAAGGGTAGTGATCAAgctattttcaattttagaaatacTGATCTTGCGAATCCCGTAGATGAGGTACAAACTTATCAGTCTGGTCGGTATGTCAGCAGCAACGAAGCCGTGTGGCGTCTGTTAGCATTTCCGTTGCACGAAAGGCATCCCACCGTGACACATCTCAGCGTGCATTTAGAAAATGGTGAACGCGTTTATTTTAATGAACACAATTTCCACGAACGAATAACTACTCCGCCAAAAACCACACTCACTGCTTTTTTTGATCTTTGTATCAGAGATGAGTTTGCAAAAACTCTTCTTTATGTCGAGGTGCCGAGGTATTATACTTGGGATGCAAGTAGGAAAACTTGGAAACGCCGCATTCAAGGTACTTCAGTTCACGATTGGCCTGGCGTCAAATCTGGAGATGCTTTAGGACGAGTTTATACAGTTCATGTTA ATTATCCTACATTTCGAGAGGCATGTGAGGCAAGAGGATTACTGGAGAATGACAACCATTGGGATGTGACACTGGAAGAAGCTGCTCAATGTAGATCAGCAGGCAAGATGAGAGAGCTATTTGCTGTATTAGTAGCGACATGTGGTCTTTCAAATCCTCAACAATTGTgggataaatacaaaaatgatatgACCGACGATATATTGCACAGATTACAAGAGCAAAATCCCAATGTCACGTACAGTGATTTAATCAATGAGGGTCTGACAAAAATTGAAGACCAGGTTAAAACAATTTCTGGAAAGGATTTATCAGATTATGGAATGATCAGACCACAGAGAACCGAGGAAATCAGTAGCGATTTAATACGGggactagattacttacaacaaCAATTGACAGAGTCTGTTCCACGTTTGATCCCAGAACAAAGGTTAGTATTTGAcaatgttttcaaaaaaatcgaagatggcGAAGGtggtttgttatttttggatgCTCCCGGAGGCACGGGAAAAACCTTTCTTTTAAACTTGCTTTTAGCGCAAATCCGAAAAGATAAAGGAATTGCTGTAGCAGTTGCCTCTTCCGGAATAGCCGCCACTCTGCTCAATGGTGGTCGAACGGAACATTCGGTGCTTAAACTGCCATTAAACTTAGCCCATGAAGAAATGCCAGTCtgtaatataagtaaaaacaGCGAGCGTGGACGTATGTTGCAGCAATGTAAATTATTAGTTTGGGATAAGTGTACTATGTCCCATAAAAGAGCAATTGAAGCTCTAGATCGGACTTTGAAAGACATCAAGAGTAATCCAAATATCATGGGGGGGATGGTGGTACTTTTAGCGGGCGATTTTAGACAGACTTTGCCGGTTATCACTAAAGGCACCCCTGCAGATGAAATAAATGCGTGTTTAAAAGCGTCAACGTTATGGGTGCACGTAAAAACGTTTAGTCTGTCTACAAATATGAGAGTGCAACTACACAATGATGTACAATCTGGACAATATGCTGCTGCTCTTCTTAAAATTGGAGAAGATCGTATGGCAAAGGATGGTAATGGCATGATTACATTGGATCGTGAATTCTGCAATGTTGTGCATAATCCAGATGATCTAAATAACTTCGTCTATAGCGAACTGCTAACTAATATGAGGAATAGAGACTGGTTATGTGAAAGAGCAATTTTAGCGCCGACGAATGAAATGGTGGGACAGATAAACGAGCAAATTATGTCACGCGTGGAAGGTGATATTGTTGAGTTTCTCTCTGTAGACACTGTAATGGATACTGAACAAGTAACATCATACCCTGTAGAATTTCTTAATTCTTTAGAACTGTCGGGAGTACCTTCACACAAACTGAGGCTGAAAGTAGGCGTTCCTGTCCTTTTAATGCGGAATTTAGATGCACCAAGACTGTGTAATGGCACACGGTTGCAAGTGACACACCTCGGTCGCAATATTGTAAAAGCAATCATTATGACTGGAATGGCAAAAGGAGAGAACGTTTTAATCCCCCGTATACCCATAATTCCGACAGATTTGCCATTCCAGTTTAAGAGATTACAGTTTCCGCTGAAAATCGCATTCGCTATGACGATAAATAAAGCTCAGGGGCAAACATTAAAAGTAGCCGGCATTAATTTAGAAAAGAGTTGTTTTTCTCACGGACAATTATACGTGGCTTGCTCACGTGTTTCAAGTCCACAGAATCTCCATGTGTTGGCCAGAGAGGGAAAAACAAAGAACATAGTTTACAAAAATGTACTACAGTAA